The following is a genomic window from Manihot esculenta cultivar AM560-2 chromosome 9, M.esculenta_v8, whole genome shotgun sequence.
GCAGCAGCACCTGCTGCTGCACCtttcttttgtaatttttttgtaatttttttaattattgtgcAGCAGCAGTTACAccattattttgtaatttttttttaattattgtaaacatttatatgaaaaattattcagTTTTTTTATAACTCATTTTTATAACTTTTGATATGTATAGTTCGGCTTGGTCGGTTTACTTTACGTGCCTTCATTCAATTCTACTTTGATATGTATTGTTAAATTGATTAGTGTGTTTGATTTgttaaattagtatataattagagttgaatttgtttatatttcagaatatatttatcatgtcgGTAGATCGTAGTTGGATGTATGAGCGACTAGATCAAAATGGCTTCCTGAATTCTGAATTTGAGGTTGGAGTAGAGACATTTCTAAATTTTGCCTATTCACAAGTACAGTTTACATGCCAAGATAAAATTCGTTGTCCATGTTCTAAGTGTCAGAATAGAAAATTTCAAAATAGGCAATATGTTACTTATCATCTTTGCAAAAATGGATTTGTTGGAGGGTATACTAAGTGGATTGCGCATGGTGAATTTATCACTCATGAAATAAATTCTGAACAACTTGAGGAGCAGTCTACTGATTATCTTGCTACAACCAACAATGTCAATGATTATAGAAGCATGGTCACAGAAGCAATGGATATAAATTGTGGTACATTTGGAGTTGGTAATTCTGAAATGGACAATCAAACCATGGAACAGAATTTAGAAGTTTCAAAATTCTATGAATTGTTACATGATGCAGATGTGCCGTTATGGGAAGGCTGCAATAATCATACCAAGTTATCTGCTGTATCTCAATTACTGAACTTAATGTCAGAATTTCACATCAGTCATAGTTGTTTTGATAAGTTTATGGGAACAGTAAAAAGTATGCTACCAGAAGGAAACCTCTTACcggataatttttataatacgaaGAAGATGATGTCCACTCTAGGCCTTGGTTATACAAAAATCGATGTTTGTGTAAACAATTGTATGTTGTACTTTCAAGAAAACATCGACAGAACATCATGTACAATATGTGGTCACCCTCGATATAAACCAATACAATCATTTATGGGGCGACGAAAAAAGAGACCATTTAAAGTGTTGCGATATCTGCCTTTGATTCCCAGactccaaagactttttatgTCATCCAAAACTGCTCAGCATATGGTTTGGCATGCTTCTAACCAACATGTAGATGGTAGTATGGTGCATCCTGTTGATAGTGAGGCATGGAAACATTTTGATCGCACCCACTCTTGGTTTGCATCTGATCCAAGAAATGTTCGGCTTGGATTATGTACTGATGGATTCAACCCTTTTGGACAACGGTCTAAGCCGTATTCTTGTTGGCCCGTAATTGTTGTAGTTTACAATTTACCTCCATGGATGGCAATGAAAAAACCTTACATGTTTCTGAATATGGTAATTCCAGGTCCTAAAAGCCCTGGAAAAAGCTTGGATGTTTTTTTGAGGCCTTTGATTGATGAGTTGAAAATATTGTGGCATGAAGGAGTTTGGACTCATGATGCAAATTCTAACCAAAACTTTCAAATGAAAGCAGCACTGTTATGGACAATAAGTGATTTTCCTGCATATGGTATGTTATCTGGATGGAGCACACATGGTAGAATGTCATGTCCATATTGTATGGAAAATAGTAAGGCCTTTGTACTTCAGCACGGTGGGAAGCCATCTTTTTTTTATTGTCATCGTCAATTCCTTCCTATTAACCATCCATATCGAAGACagaaagataaatttaaaaaaggtTTCATAGAAAaaactcctcctcctcctcgtaTGACAGGTGATGTTATACAACATCGAGTTAATTTGTTGAGTGATGTTGTGTTTGGAACAACTACTGGCAAGCAAACTATACCGGGGTTTGGAGTACAGCATAACTGGGTAAAAAAGAGTATATTTTGGGAGCTTCCATATTGGCAATCAAATTTACTTCGACATAATTTGGATGTTATGCATATAGAAAAGAATGTGTTTGATAATATATTCTACACAGTTATGGATGTGAATGGAAAATCAAAGGACAATATCAAGGCAAGACAAGATTTGAAAGTCTATTGCAATCGTCCTGAGTTGGAATTGTTGTATAATAACGGTAAAGTATACAAACCTAAAGCCACTTATTCTTTGAATAAAGAACATAAACGGTCAATTTGTCAGTGGCTTAAGGATTTGAGG
Proteins encoded in this region:
- the LOC122724573 gene encoding uncharacterized protein LOC122724573, which encodes MSVDRSWMYERLDQNGFLNSEFEVGVETFLNFAYSQVQFTCQDKIRCPCSKCQNRKFQNRQYVTYHLCKNGFVGGYTKWIAHGEFITHEINSEQLEEQSTDYLATTNNVNDYRSMVTEAMDINCGTFGVGNSEMDNQTMEQNLEVSKFYELLHDADVPLWEGCNNHTKLSAVSQLLNLMSEFHISHSCFDKFMGTVKSMLPEGNLLPDNFYNTKKMMSTLGLGYTKIDVCVNNCMLYFQENIDRTSCTICGHPRYKPIQSFMGRRKKRPFKVLRYLPLIPRLQRLFMSSKTAQHMVWHASNQHVDGSMVHPVDSEAWKHFDRTHSWFASDPRNVRLGLCTDGFNPFGQRSKPYSCWPVIVVVYNLPPWMAMKKPYMFLNMVIPGPKSPGKSLDVFLRPLIDELKILWHEGVWTHDANSNQNFQMKAALLWTISDFPAYGMLSGWSTHGRMSCPYCMENSKAFVLQHGGKPSFFYCHRQFLPINHPYRRQKDKFKKGFIEKTPPPPRMTGDVIQHRVNLLSDVVFGTTTGKQTIPGFGVQHNWVKKSIFWELPYWQSNLLRHNLDVMHIEKNVFDNIFYTVMDVNGKSKDNIKARQDLKVYCNRPELELLYNNGKVYKPKATYSLNKEHKRSICQWLKDLRLPDGYASNIAQSVSVNDCKFYGLKSHDCHILMQRLIPIAFRDILPKAVWDALTELSHFFRDITATTLTEENMNILEKNIVESICKMEKIFPPGFFDSMEHLPIHLAYEAKVDGPVQYRWMYPFERYLFDLKKKVKNKASVEGSIVEAYLIEEISSFCSHYFEPSISTRLNRVPRNDDGGHVEPMGRLSIFTHAGRPFGQLEHGRMLSNEEYYAAHLYVLLNCPEIDPFIEIFDSHFRETIPNISDQQIEQMRERELVGRNEVDNCIYQIAQGPSRKVQPYKGYFVNGFKFHRHDYGRERKTLNSGVWVKGSCYNEYESDYYGLLNEVLELEYFGEKNKIILFKCEWFDTNRGVRVHPQHGLVEINVKLRLASSDPFILAQQAHQVCYIKYPKINKVRVDWCAVFKTKARSTYNIGPSMVNNNSNEQNSNDVAYQEDDVSRPQEIVPTTELDDPTMLLDSSSMVEVDVNELQQVQQPLEVVEDEDEDVEEEEEGEDEEEEEDTKESDDDLEVDGSDSDDDVNLEDDSE